Proteins from one Ananas comosus cultivar F153 linkage group 5, ASM154086v1, whole genome shotgun sequence genomic window:
- the LOC109710521 gene encoding LOW QUALITY PROTEIN: receptor like protein kinase S.2 (The sequence of the model RefSeq protein was modified relative to this genomic sequence to represent the inferred CDS: inserted 2 bases in 1 codon) — translation MHVWLRSQFESKPEKKGSEDMTLNRLCFLAEPNSSEYLKVNRNKSWNNIWRGARGAVRWFCGDRSLCRCAAIEERGHDSSRFEDIAGVDGCPNEKVGGGNPRIFSYSELYIATSGFSDKEVLGSGGFGRVYRGVLPSDGTAVAVKCVASHGDRFEKAFAAELVAVAQLRHRNLVRLRGWCVYDDRLLLVYDYMPNRSLDRILFSPSSCGPPLEWERRRRVVSGLAAALFYLHEQLDTQIIHRDVKTSNVMLDADYNARLGDFGLARWLEHGGGNGNGSNEPVEVHSMRSASAKADYQFRISETSRIGGTIGYLPPESFQRKGTATAKSDVFSFGIVVLEVATGRRAVDLTYPDDEIFMLDWVRRLSDEKNLLSAVDHKLADGTYPLVEMGRLLRLGLLCSLHDPRSRPTMKWVTENLFSSGDLPPLPSFKSHPQYISLSSSSSSSSSSSASSVPTTQVSTLSNSNYHTAAGSTIFFTADNVGNGSGGGGSNESRSSGSKPIPNVDTNNFSETQMVAELDFGTGYQGFLENRFHVLVKRLGMKTCPALRVRFANELDNLTRLRHRHLVQLRGWCTEQGEMLVVYDYSPSSLLSHYLFNRRRHHHGDYVLPWHRRYTIVKSLASAVLYLHEEWEEQVIHRNITSSAVLLDADMNPRLGCFALAEFLSRNEHGHHHMNSSARGIFGYMSPEYIETGEATTAADVYSFGVVVLEVVSGQMAVDFRSPEVLLVRRVQRSFEARRAIEDLVDHRLDGQFQHXTRLVRLGVTCTCSDPDRRPSMKQIVSILDGNNELLNKFGVHDKKEEREDWEGKNALSLSLIRRIQAIGIQ, via the exons ATGCATGTGTGGTTACGCTCTCAATTTGAATCGAAGCCGGAGAAGAAGGGAAGTGAAGACATGACGCTGAACCGCCTCTGCTTCCTAGCCGAACCTAATTCTTCCGAATACTTGAAGGTAAACCGCAACAAAAGTTGGAATAATATATGGAGAGGTGCTCGTGGCGCCGTCCGTTGGTTCTGCGGGGACCGCAGCCTCTGCCGATGCGCGGCCATCGAAGAGCGCGGCCACGACTCGTCCCGCTTCGAGGACATTGCGGGCGTAGACGGCTGTCCTAACGAGAAGGTGGGCGGCGGCAACCCCCGGATCTTCAGCTACTCGGAGCTCTACATCGCCACCAGCGGGTTCAGCGACAAGGAGGTCCTCGGCAGCGGCGGCTTCGGCCGCGTCTACCGCGGCGTCCTCCCCAGCGACGGCACGGCCGTGGCCGTCAAGTGCGTGGCCAGCCACGGCGACCGCTTCGAGAAGGCCTTCGCGGCCGAGCTGGTGGCCGTGGCGCAGCTCCGCCACCGCAACCTCGTCCGCCTGCGCGGCTGGTGCGTTTACGACGATCGCCTCCTCCTCGTCTACGACTACATGCCCAACCGCAGCCTCGACCGCATCCTCTTCTCCCCGTCCTCGTGCGGGCCTCCGCTCGAGTGGGAGCGGCGTCGGCGCGTGGTCTCGGGGCTCGCCGCCGCGCTCTTCTACCTGCACGAGCAGCTCGACACGCAGATCATCCACCGCGACGTCAAGACCAGCAACGTCATGCTCGACGCCGACTACAACGCCCGCCTCGGCGACTTCGGCCTCGCCAGGTGGCTCGAGCACGGCGGCGGCAACGGCAACGGCAGCAACGAGCCGGTGGAGGTGCACTCCATGCGGTCCGCGTCGGCCAAGGCTGACTACCAGTTCCGCATCTCCGAGACCAGCCGGATCGGAGGGACGATCGGATACCTACCCCCGGAGAGCTTCCAGCGTAAAGGCACGGCCACGGCCAAGTCGGACGTGTTCAGCTTCGGAATCGTTGTGCTGGAGGTGGCGACCGGGCGGCGGGCCGTCGACCTGACTTATCCGGACGACGAGATATTCATGCTCGATTGGGTGCGACGGTTGTCGGACGAGAAGAACCTGCTGAGCGCCGTGGACCACAAGCTGGCGGACGGTACGTACCCGCTTGTGGAGATGGGGCGGCTCCTCCGCCTCGGCCTCCTCTGCTCCCTCCACGATCCCCGATCCCGGCCAACCATGAAATGGGTCACGGAGAACCTCTTctcctccggcgacctcccgccGCTTCCGTCCTTCAAGTCCCACCCTCAGTACAtctccctctcttcctcctcctcctcctcctcctcctcctctgcttcGTCGGTTCCCACAACGCAAGTCAGCACTTTGTCCAACTCCAATTACCACACGGCAGCGGGCTCCACCATTTTCTTCACGGCAGACAACGTCGGCAACGGTTCCGGCGGCGGAGGTAGCAATGAGAGCCGAAGCTCTGGGAGTAAGCCTATTCCAAACGTGGACACCAACAACTTCTCTGAGACGCAGATGGTGGCAGAGCTGGACTTCGGGACCGGGTACCAGGGGTTCTTGGAGAATCGCTTCCACGTGCTGGTGAAGAGGCTGGGGATGAAGACGTGCCCAGCCCTGCGGGTCCGCTTCGCCAACGAGCTCGACAACCTGACCAGGCTCCGCCACCGCCATCTGGTGCAGCTCCGCGGGTGGTGCACCGAGCAGGGGGAGATGCTCGTCGTCTATGACTACTCGCCCAGCAGCCTCCTCAGCCACTACCTCTTcaaccgccgccgccaccaccatGGCGATTACGTCCTCCCATGGCACCGCCGCTACACCATCGTCAAGTCCCTCGCCTCCGCGGTGCTCTACCTCCATGAGGAGTGGGAGGAGCAGGTCATCCACCGCAACAtcacctcctccgccgtcctTCTCGACGCCGACATGAACCCCCGGCTCGGCTGCTTTGCGCTTGCTGAGTTCCTCTCCCGCAACGAGCACGGGCACCATCACATGAATTCTTCGGCGCGCGGCATATTTGGGTACATGTCACCGGAGTACATTGAGACGGGCGAGGCGACGACAGCAGCGGACGTGTACAGCTTTGGCGTGGTGGTGCTGGAGGTGGTGAGCGGGCAGATGGCGGTGGACTTCCGGTCGCCAGAGGTGCTACTAGTGAGAAGGGTGCAGCGGAGCTTTGAGGCAAGGAGGGCCATCGAGGACTTGGTAGATCATCGGCTGGACGGGCAGTTCCAACA GACGAGGTTGGTGAGGCTCGGGGTGACGTGCACTTGCTCAGATCCTGATCGGCGGCCGAGCATGAAGCAGATCGTCAGCATATTGGACGGCAACAACGAGTTGCTCAACAAGTTTGGCGTGCACGATAAGAAAGAGGAGAGGGAAGATTGGGAGGGAAAGAAtgccctttctctctctttgattaGAAGAATTCAAGCTATCGGCATTCAGTGA